From the Takifugu flavidus isolate HTHZ2018 chromosome 12, ASM371156v2, whole genome shotgun sequence genome, one window contains:
- the LOC130535446 gene encoding LOW QUALITY PROTEIN: extracellular calcium-sensing receptor-like (The sequence of the model RefSeq protein was modified relative to this genomic sequence to represent the inferred CDS: deleted 1 base in 1 codon), with protein sequence MHKPGDVVLGGLFEVHYTSVFPELTFTTEPQQPVCRGFDILGFRHAMTMAFAVEEINRNSNLLPNLTLGYSLFDNCGALVVGFSGALSLASSPEMQFLLEEDCEGPPPVVGIVGDHYSTFSIAISSVLGLYKMPIVSYFSTCSCLSDHQRFPSFFRTIPSDAFQVRAMIQILKHFGWTWVGLLVSDDDYGLHVARSFQSDLVQSGQGCLAYLEVLPWDGDPSEIRRIVHVIKESTARVVMVFAHEIHMIQLMDEVVGQNVTGRQWVASEALTTAAVLQVPHFMPYLRGMLGIAIRRGEIPGLREFLRQIRPDRHSRDTETSMVRQFWEYIFQCKFDPPGLVEAGEVLCTGQEAIEDADTEFLDLSNLRPEYNVYKAVYALAYALDDALRCEPGRGPFSAHSCAENQRLQPWQVIISPLLVQFNFTTPFGDQVSFDENGDVLPIYDIMNWLWLPDGRTMVQNVGEVKGSPFRGEELTLYEDKIFWNFESNKVILVSSPHSVCSESCPPGTRMSRKKGQPVCCFDCLPCSEGEISNTTDSMECTSCPEDFWSSPQRDHCVPKKAEFLSYHEPLGICLTAASLLGTVISAVVLGIFIHHRSTPVVRANNSELSFLLLVSLKLCFLCSLLFIGRPRLWTCQLRHAAFGISFVLCVSCILVKTMVVLAVFRASKPGGGAILKWFGAVQQRGTVLVLTCVQAAICVAWIASATPEPQKNTQYHNDRIVYECAMGSTIGFSALLGYIGLLAILSFLLAFLARNLPDNFNEAKLITFSMLIFSAVWVAFVPAYINSPGKYADAVEVFAILASSFGLLVALFGPKCYIILFKPNKNTKKAIISRDATKI encoded by the exons ATGCACAAG CCCGGCGATGTGGTCCTGGGTGGGCTGTTTGAGGTCCACTACACCTCCGTCTTCCCTGAGTTGACCTTTACCACCGAGCCACAGCAGCCTGTCTGCCGAGG CTTTGACATTCTGGGCTTCAGACACGCCATGACCATGGCCTTTGCTGTGGAGGAGATCAACAGAAACTCCAATTTGCTTCCTAATTTGACTCTTGGATACAGTCTTTTTGACAACTGCGGTGCACTTGTGGTTGGGTTCAGCGGTGCGCTGTCGCTGGCGAGTAGCCCCGAAATGCAGTTTCTGCTTGAGGAAGACTGTGAGGGGCCTCCCCCTGTGGTGGGCATTGTTGGGGATCACTATTCAACATTTTCTATTGCCATTTCCAGTGTGTTGGGTTTATATAAAATGCCTATT GTGAGTTATTTTTCCACGTGCTCCTGCCTAAGTGATCATCAGCGGTTTCCATCTTTCTTCAGAACCATTCCCAGTGATGCCTTCCAG GTACGTGCAATGATCCAGATCCTGAAACACTTTGGTTGGACTTGGGTGGGACTGCTGGTCAGTGATGACGATTATGGGCTCCATGTGGCCCGTTCATTTCAGTCTGACCTGGTCCAGTCAGGGCAAGGTTGTCTGGCCTACTTGGAGGTTTTGCCCTGGGACGGTGATCCGAGTGAAATCAGGAGGATTGTGCACGTGATAAAGGAATCAACGGCTCGCGTGGTGATGGTGTTTGCACATGAAATACACATGATTCAGCTGATGGATGAG GTGGTGGGACAGAACGTGACGGGCCGACAGTGGGTCGCAAGCGAAGCCTTGACCACCGCTGCTGTGCTCCAGGTGCCTCATTTCATGCCGTACCTGAGGGGCATGCTGGGAATCGCCATCCGCCGTGGAGAAATACCGGGACTCAGGGAATTCCTCCGACAGATCCGCCCTGACCGGCACAGTCGAGACACCGAGACCAGCATG GTTCGACAGTTCTGGGAGTACATTTTCCAGTGTAAGTTCGATCCACCGGGACTGGTGGAAGCTGGAGAGGTACTCTGTACAGGACAGGAAGCCATTGAGGATGCAGACACAGAGTTTTTGGATCTGTCTAACCTCAGGCCAGAGTATAACGTGTACAAAGCTGTGTATGCTCTGGCGTATGCACTTGACGACGCGCTGCGGTGTGAGCCAGGGAGGGGGCCGTTCAGTGCACACAGCTGTGCAGAGAATCAGAGGCTGCAGCCATGGCAGGTGATTATCTCCCCTCTACTCGT TCAATTCAATTTCACCACACCGTTCGGTGATCAAGtatcatttgatgaaaatggggACGTCCTACCCATCTATGACATCATGAACTGGCTGTGGCTCCCTGATGGAAGAACTATGGTTCAGAATGTGGGTGAGGTCAAAGGGTCACCGTTCAGAGGTGAAGAACTCACGTTATATGAAGACAAGATCTTCTGGAACTTTGAATCTAATAAGGTTATTCTTGTGTCCT ccccacactcagtgtgcagtgaaagctgtcctcctggaacccgcatgtccaggaagaaaggacaacctgtctgctgctttgactgtcttccttgttctgagggggaaatcagcaacacaacag actCCATGGAGTGCACCAGTTGTCCTGAGGACTTCTGGTCCAGCCCCCAGCGGGACCACTGCGTTCCCAAGAAAGCTGAGTTCCTCTCCTACCATGAACCTCTGGGTATCTGTCTGACAGCCGCCTCCTTGTTGGGAACAGTGATCAGCGCGGTTGTGTtgggcatcttcatccatcatcgcaGTACACCTGTAGTACGGGCCAACAATTCcgagctcagcttcctgctcctggtgtcccttaagctgtgtttcctctgttctctgctgttcatTGGTCGTCCCAGGCTGTGGACGTGTCAGCTGAGACATGCAGCATTCGggatcagctttgtgctctgtgtctcgtgcatcctggtgaaaaccatggtggtcctggctgtcttcagggcctccaagCCAGGAGGTGGCGCCATTCTGAAGTGGTTTGGTgccgtgcagcagagaggaacagttctAGTTCTTACGTGTGTTCAGGCAGCAATTTGTGTTGCCTGGATTGCTTCAGCCACACCAGAACCTCAGAAAAACACTCAGTATCACAATGACAGGATTGTGTATGAGTGTGCCATGGGGTCAACAATTGGTTTCTCAGCCTTGCTGGGTTACATTGGTTTGCTCGCAATCCTCAGTTTCCTGTTAGCATTTCTAGCCAGAAACCTTCCCGACAACTTCAACGAAGCCAAACTCATTACTTTCAGCATGCTGATCTTCTCAGCTGTTTGGGTGGCCTTTGTCCCAGCTTACATCAACTCACCGGGCAAATATGCAGATGCAGTCGAGGTCTTTGCTATCTTAGCTTCCAGCTTTGGGCTTTTAGTTGCACTGTTTGGGCCCAAGTGTTATATTATCCTGTTCAAacccaataaaaacacaaagaaagcgATCATCTCTCGAGATGccacaaaaatataa